Sequence from the Actinocatenispora sera genome:
CTGATCGAGATGTTCTGCCCCGGCCGGTACTCCATGCCGGGCGGGGTGTCCGCGGCCATCAGGTGGAAGCCCGTCGGTGTCTCGAGCTGGCTGTGCATCACCTTGTCCGCGGCCGGGCCGGTGTCGCCCATGTCGCCGAACGTGCTCACGGTCAGGTCGCCGCCGAGCGCGCTCCGGTAGAACTCCATCGCTTCGCGGGCGTTGCCGTCGAAGCTGATGTACGGGTTGAGGTTCGAGGTCATCGCGAGATCTCCCTCGCTGTCGAGTGACGTGTGCGTGCGTGCGTGTGCCGGAGCCGGCACGCCGGCCGGCCCCGCTCCCGGGGCCGCGCGGGCCAGTGGCCCCGGCGCCGATCCTGCCAGTACGGTCCGGCACCGCGGGCCGGATCGAGCGATCGTCCGCACTATTGTCAGCCCATGTGGTTGACGGTGGTGGGTTGTTCCGGCTCGGCGCCGTCGGCCGATTCGGGGTGCTCGTGCTATCTGGTCGAGATGGACGGCTTCCGGCTGGTGCTGGACACCGGTTCCGGCTCGGCTGGCCCGTTGCAGCGCTACGTGGCGCCCGCGGACGTCGACCTGGTGGTGCTGTCGCACGCCCACTCGGATCACTGGGTCGACCTCACCCAGCTCTGGTACCTGCGGGAACGCTCCAGTGACCGGCCGCTGGAGGTGGTCGGGCCGAGCGACCTGCCCGAGTTCGTGTACGCCGAGGCCGAGACGATGCACGCCCGCCGCGCCACCGCCGAGCCGTTCTGTGCCGGCCCGCTGACGATCCGGCAGGCGGCGGTACCGCATGGCGAGTGCTGGGCGACCCGGGTCGGCGATGTGTTGTGCTACACCGCGGACAGCGAGCCGTGTACGGCGCTGGACGAGCTGGCGGACGGCTGCCGCGTGGTGCTGGCCGAGGCGAGCGGGTTCGACGCGGCCGGGCCGCTGCGTGGCCACCTGACCGCCGGTGACGCCGGCCGGCTCGCCCGGCGTTCCGGCGCCGAACTGTTGGTCCTCACCCACCTGCGGTCCTGGCAGGAGGCGCCGGCGCTGCTCGCCGAGGCCGCCGCGATCGCCGACTGCCCGGTCGTCCTAGCGGCCCCCGGCCTACGCGTAGCCCTCTGACCACCGCCCACGCCGTTGATCACCGCCGCCACCGTTGATCAGCGCCGCCACCGTTGATCAGCGCCGCCACCGTTGATCAGCGCCGCCACCGTTGATCAGCGCCGCCACCGTTGATCAAGGGATTCGTGCACATCGTCGGGGAACGACGTGACGCGATCCCTTGATCAACACCAACGGCCCTTGATCAACAACTTCGGCCCTTGATCAACGGACGGGTGGGGCAGCGGTCAGTGGTTGACCTTGAACCAGGGTTGGGTCCAGCCGAGGTAGGGCTTGCCCCACTTCTGCTTGATCTCCTTGATCGTGGTGGTGGTGTACGTGCCGTTGCCGTGGATGTCGTTGGAGACGAACTTGCCGCCACCGATCGAGATCATCACGTGCCCGGCGCCGCCGCCGAAGAACGCCAGCCCGCCGGCCGGGACCTTCGTCGACCCGGCGTGCTTGTACTTCTTGGGCACCTGGGTCCAGTGCACGTACGCGGTGGTGGAGCCGGACGCCGAGAAGCCGTACGCGAGGGCCACGATGTGGTCGCACCGCCGGTAGTAGCCGCTGTGGTACCTGGTGGTGCGGTGGTTCTTGGCCCAGGTGACCGCCTTGGCGCAGCCGCGCGGGTCACCGGTGCCCTTGGTCGAGCACTTCGTCGAGGTGGACGAGGAGCCGCACAGCTTGGCGACCCGGCCGTCCGAGCCGGTGTAGACGTAGGTGTCGCTGACGTAGCCGCCGGAGACCCTGTCCCACAGGTCGCTCGTGCCGTACCTGCCGGTGACCTTGTCGCCGTGGGTCTGGCAGCTGATGCTCACCGTGGCGCCGTTGCGCACCGAGCCGACGATCTTCGAGCTGGTGTGCGGCCCGGACCGGACGTTCAACGACTTGCCGCTGCTGGTGTGCACGGTCGCGGCCGACGCCTGCCCGGCGACGAGTACCGCCGCCAGCGCTGCCGCGCCGACCAGGCCGGCCCGGGTGACGAGTCGGCGCATCGACCGGGGGTGACTGGATCTGCTCATGGGTTCCTCCACATCGCAGCCGAAGCACGACGACCCGCCCGTACCGACCCAGGGTCGGAAGGGCGGGCCGTGTCGGCAGCGTAGGAGAAGGATCTGCCTGATTTCTCCAGTGTCGGCGGGGCAGTCGGGCCGGCCCGTCACGGCAGGGTCAGCCCGGCGTCACCGTCAGTCGAGCATCAGGTTGTAGTAGGCGCTGACGAGGCAGAGGGCGACCGCGGCCAGGGTCACCACGGTGTAGCCGATCCGTCCCGGCAGCCGCCACCAGCGACGTACCCAGGCGAGTACCGAACCGGTGAGCAGCAGGGCGGTGAACCCGAACGTGACGCGCAGCAGGACCGGTGCGGCGTGCAGCACGGCGGAGTCGTTCAGCGTGATGTGCTCGTTCAGGGCCG
This genomic interval carries:
- a CDS encoding VOC family protein, with translation MTSNLNPYISFDGNAREAMEFYRSALGGDLTVSTFGDMGDTGPAADKVMHSQLETPTGFHLMAADTPPGMEYRPGQNISISISGPAADAANLRRYWEALSAGGTITVPLEKQPWGDEMGACVDRYGIAWLVDIGTADSGQ
- a CDS encoding MBL fold metallo-hydrolase; translation: MWLTVVGCSGSAPSADSGCSCYLVEMDGFRLVLDTGSGSAGPLQRYVAPADVDLVVLSHAHSDHWVDLTQLWYLRERSSDRPLEVVGPSDLPEFVYAEAETMHARRATAEPFCAGPLTIRQAAVPHGECWATRVGDVLCYTADSEPCTALDELADGCRVVLAEASGFDAAGPLRGHLTAGDAGRLARRSGAELLVLTHLRSWQEAPALLAEAAAIADCPVVLAAPGLRVAL
- a CDS encoding SH3 domain-containing protein — protein: MSRSSHPRSMRRLVTRAGLVGAAALAAVLVAGQASAATVHTSSGKSLNVRSGPHTSSKIVGSVRNGATVSISCQTHGDKVTGRYGTSDLWDRVSGGYVSDTYVYTGSDGRVAKLCGSSSTSTKCSTKGTGDPRGCAKAVTWAKNHRTTRYHSGYYRRCDHIVALAYGFSASGSTTAYVHWTQVPKKYKHAGSTKVPAGGLAFFGGGAGHVMISIGGGKFVSNDIHGNGTYTTTTIKEIKQKWGKPYLGWTQPWFKVNH